One Haliaeetus albicilla chromosome 11, bHalAlb1.1, whole genome shotgun sequence genomic window carries:
- the PLA2G12B gene encoding group XIIB secretory phospholipase A2-like protein isoform X1, producing the protein MRLLFEAAVLCLTLGLGQCTEETTQENTVHHAPQAESSYSEWGIEAIRDSFETVNSYFDSFLELLGGKNGVCQYRCRYGKAPMPRPHYKPQEPNGCSSYFLGLKVPESLDLGIPAMTKCCNQLDICYDTCGANKYRCDAKFRWCLHSICSDLKRSLGFVSKVEACESIADTVFNAVWTLGCRPFMNSQRSACICNEEERDEL; encoded by the exons ATGCGGCTGCTTTTCGAGGCAGCGGTTCTGTGCCTGACCCTGGGCTTAGGGCAATGCACCGAGGAAACAACACAGGAGAACACCGTCCACCACGCTCCCCAAGCAGAGTCATCCTACTCAGAGTGGGGCATCGAGGCCATCCGGGACAGCTTTGAAACAGTTAACAGCTACTTCGACTCCTTCTTGGAActgcttgggggaaaaaacGGCGTTTGTCAGTACAGATGTCGATATG GGAAGGCTCCAATGCCGCGACCTCACTACAAACCCCAGGAACCCAACGGCTGTAGCTCTTATTTTCTGGGGCTCAAGGTACCCGAAAGT cTAGATTTGGGCATCCCTGCCATGACCAAGTGCTGTAACCAGCTAGACATTTGTTACGACACCTGTGGAGCCAACAAATACCGCTGCGACGCCAAATTCCGCTGGTGCCTCCACTCCATCTGCTCCGACCTCAAGCGCAGCCTTGGGTTCGTCTCCAAGGTGGAAG CTTGTGAATCCATCGCAGACACAGTGTTCAATGCTGTCTGGACCCTGGGCTGCCGGCCCTTCATGAACAGCCAAAGGAGTGCCTGCATTTGCAACGAGGAAGAACGAGATGAATTGTGA
- the PLA2G12B gene encoding group XIIB secretory phospholipase A2-like protein isoform X2 — protein MRLLFEAAVLCLTLGLGQCTEETTQENTVHHAPQAESSYSEWGIEAIRDSFETVNSYFDSFLELLGGKNGVCQYRCRYGKAPMPRPHYKPQEPNGCSSYFLGLKLDLGIPAMTKCCNQLDICYDTCGANKYRCDAKFRWCLHSICSDLKRSLGFVSKVEACESIADTVFNAVWTLGCRPFMNSQRSACICNEEERDEL, from the exons ATGCGGCTGCTTTTCGAGGCAGCGGTTCTGTGCCTGACCCTGGGCTTAGGGCAATGCACCGAGGAAACAACACAGGAGAACACCGTCCACCACGCTCCCCAAGCAGAGTCATCCTACTCAGAGTGGGGCATCGAGGCCATCCGGGACAGCTTTGAAACAGTTAACAGCTACTTCGACTCCTTCTTGGAActgcttgggggaaaaaacGGCGTTTGTCAGTACAGATGTCGATATG GGAAGGCTCCAATGCCGCGACCTCACTACAAACCCCAGGAACCCAACGGCTGTAGCTCTTATTTTCTGGGGCTCAAG cTAGATTTGGGCATCCCTGCCATGACCAAGTGCTGTAACCAGCTAGACATTTGTTACGACACCTGTGGAGCCAACAAATACCGCTGCGACGCCAAATTCCGCTGGTGCCTCCACTCCATCTGCTCCGACCTCAAGCGCAGCCTTGGGTTCGTCTCCAAGGTGGAAG CTTGTGAATCCATCGCAGACACAGTGTTCAATGCTGTCTGGACCCTGGGCTGCCGGCCCTTCATGAACAGCCAAAGGAGTGCCTGCATTTGCAACGAGGAAGAACGAGATGAATTGTGA